The following coding sequences are from one Novosphingobium sp. KACC 22771 window:
- a CDS encoding HNH endonuclease — protein sequence MAPRRHTCKRGALPILVKAQQLAPSRQLTQNALMAGESNLRRRWTEEETILALYLYFQLPFGKLHSGNPEIRQLAEALDRPSNSIAMKLCNFASLDPKITESGRKGLAGASKQDRELYAEFGQNWSALVARAEALWALRVNPSQEQANDPMPKERVKEFSFEPYQGASTTQALVNQRVGQDFFRRAVLANYEDSCCITGIAEPRLLVASHIKPWGKDTENRHNPANGLLLSATLDRAFDRGLITVAKNQKVLVSRHLRESQSQPTRDYFRQFEGATLRPALRFDPEPQFLEWHNENCFIDALAG from the coding sequence TTGGCGCCACGAAGGCATACCTGCAAGCGAGGAGCCCTGCCGATATTAGTCAAAGCTCAACAGCTTGCGCCGAGCCGACAACTGACCCAAAACGCCCTGATGGCAGGCGAAAGCAATCTTCGACGTAGATGGACAGAAGAGGAGACGATCCTCGCGCTCTATCTCTATTTTCAGCTGCCCTTTGGCAAATTGCACTCCGGCAATCCCGAAATCCGGCAACTTGCCGAAGCGCTCGACCGCCCTAGCAATTCGATCGCGATGAAACTGTGCAACTTCGCCAGCCTCGATCCCAAGATCACTGAAAGCGGGCGCAAGGGGCTGGCTGGCGCGTCCAAGCAGGACAGGGAACTTTACGCCGAGTTTGGCCAGAATTGGTCTGCGCTTGTCGCGCGGGCCGAGGCACTTTGGGCGTTGCGCGTCAACCCTTCGCAAGAGCAGGCGAACGACCCCATGCCCAAGGAGAGGGTGAAGGAATTTTCTTTCGAGCCCTATCAAGGGGCGTCCACCACGCAGGCTTTGGTCAACCAGCGGGTGGGGCAGGACTTTTTCCGGCGTGCCGTTCTGGCCAATTACGAGGATAGCTGCTGCATCACCGGCATTGCCGAGCCGCGCCTGCTGGTGGCCAGTCACATAAAGCCCTGGGGCAAGGACACCGAAAACCGCCACAATCCGGCCAATGGCCTACTGCTGTCAGCCACGCTCGACCGGGCGTTCGATCGCGGCCTGATTACCGTCGCGAAAAACCAGAAGGTCTTGGTATCGCGCCACCTGCGGGAAAGCCAAAGCCAGCCCACCCGCGACTATTTCCGGCAGTTTGAGGGCGCGACTTTGCGTCCAGCCCTCCGCTTCGATCCAGAGCCGCAATTTCTCGAATGGCACAATGAAAACTGCTTTATCGACGCCTTGGCTGGGTAA
- the mobF gene encoding MobF family relaxase — MISIGAVSSASGAAGYYAHDNYYTEGEGADHSQWHGRGAEALGLAGSVATAAFEAVLEGRLPNGASITTPSGQDHRPGLDMAFSAPKSVSLMALVGGDQRLLAAFEASVKATLGWVERNLIEARRFDEKSRTQQPVKTGNMVAGLFTHDLSRNRDPQLHIHAVIANATQRPDGAWRALRNDPLYAQQATIAAVHNADLRARIEALGYHTAPAQNPAYGQFEIAGISREHIMAFSTRREEIAAALEASGRGGTAAERELASLSTRAAKDPGISRQEDRAAWAQRAASIGFDPAPLREAALAQMARGGTIWDKVADGIKGVAAKGQAIVAAMGLAPREKDPLVPEGPGRLSPQDYAAAQAVASGVRHLSQNEAGFSRFDLIRASLSFGGPMQVADIEARIDSLAKRRILLTDPDGAMMTTRGAVALEQEVIAFWAQGKDQAGQLVDGLAAPQVQQVAREMGLRRLSSKQEAAASLILEAKDRVIGVQGVAGAGKSTMLQPVTRIAGEQGRPVMALAVGAEIARKLGEDLGVPSSSVAAFLGRHRALLNTDAPAALQDKSLAELKGAVIIVDEASTLSSRQAADLMRLAHRADVARLALVGDTRQYGAVEAGKPFADLQAQGLATAELTDNVRAQSGIMKTIAPLLDQGQLHKAMGLLNPYMHEVPSGDLASYAVAIWASLPREEREQTLLLTAGRALRAEANTQAQAVLKARGEIGKQGVAIPILDRVNLTREQVRHLEPYERGRIVEFRNAMPRQGFTKGTMGRVVGHKGDKVLLDTAQGRVAFTPNRLAHNLKEDAVSVYDERTIALHQGDRVRFSANNHKLGVLNAQAGQVEALDQHSITIALAGDRKLTLALDDPALRKLDLAYALNAYAAQGVTTRHGIVVIDSTETRLASSRTMAVALTRIADQPRLVIDSAPRLERAALRNSAEKLSALEVLGKAGREDLPEGVHEPVAGREVRTAEQVQREEERLWHNAVRVPGGMGPDFKVEGYPFQRAHQPEKSLELSM; from the coding sequence ATGATCTCGATCGGCGCGGTCAGTTCCGCCAGCGGGGCGGCGGGCTATTATGCCCATGACAATTACTACACCGAGGGCGAAGGGGCCGACCACAGCCAATGGCACGGGCGCGGCGCCGAGGCTTTGGGGCTGGCTGGATCCGTCGCCACCGCCGCTTTCGAGGCCGTGCTGGAAGGGCGCCTGCCCAATGGCGCCAGCATCACCACACCTTCGGGGCAGGACCATCGCCCCGGCCTCGACATGGCCTTCTCCGCGCCCAAGTCGGTGTCGCTGATGGCGCTGGTTGGCGGGGATCAGCGGTTGCTCGCCGCCTTTGAGGCCAGCGTGAAGGCAACCCTGGGCTGGGTCGAGCGCAATCTGATCGAGGCGCGGCGCTTTGACGAGAAGAGCCGCACGCAGCAGCCAGTGAAGACGGGCAATATGGTCGCGGGCCTGTTCACCCATGATCTTTCGCGCAACCGTGATCCGCAGCTGCATATCCATGCCGTGATCGCCAACGCCACCCAGCGGCCCGATGGGGCGTGGCGCGCTTTGCGCAATGATCCGCTGTATGCTCAGCAGGCCACCATCGCCGCCGTCCACAATGCCGATCTGCGCGCGCGGATCGAGGCCTTGGGCTATCACACTGCGCCCGCGCAGAACCCCGCCTATGGCCAGTTCGAGATTGCAGGCATCTCGCGCGAACACATCATGGCCTTTTCTACCCGCCGCGAGGAGATCGCCGCCGCGCTGGAGGCCAGTGGGCGGGGCGGGACTGCGGCTGAGCGGGAACTGGCCTCACTCTCGACCCGTGCGGCCAAGGATCCCGGCATCTCGCGCCAGGAGGATCGGGCGGCTTGGGCTCAGCGCGCTGCCAGCATTGGCTTTGATCCTGCGCCTTTGCGCGAGGCCGCTTTGGCGCAAATGGCACGCGGCGGGACGATCTGGGATAAGGTGGCCGATGGCATCAAGGGTGTCGCCGCCAAGGGGCAGGCTATCGTTGCCGCCATGGGCCTTGCCCCGCGTGAGAAGGACCCACTGGTACCGGAAGGGCCGGGCAGGCTTTCGCCGCAGGATTATGCCGCCGCGCAGGCGGTGGCGTCGGGTGTGCGGCATCTCAGCCAGAACGAGGCGGGCTTCAGCCGCTTTGACCTGATCCGCGCCAGTCTGTCCTTTGGCGGGCCGATGCAGGTGGCGGACATCGAGGCGCGGATCGATAGTCTGGCCAAACGCCGCATCCTGCTGACCGATCCCGATGGGGCGATGATGACAACTCGCGGCGCGGTAGCGTTGGAGCAGGAGGTGATTGCGTTCTGGGCGCAGGGGAAGGATCAGGCGGGGCAGTTGGTTGATGGATTGGCCGCGCCGCAAGTGCAGCAGGTGGCGCGCGAGATGGGCTTGCGCCGCCTTTCGTCCAAGCAGGAGGCTGCCGCCAGCCTGATCCTTGAGGCCAAGGATCGCGTCATCGGTGTGCAGGGTGTGGCGGGCGCGGGTAAGTCGACCATGCTTCAGCCTGTAACGCGGATTGCGGGCGAACAGGGAAGGCCCGTGATGGCGCTCGCGGTGGGGGCCGAGATTGCGCGCAAGCTGGGCGAGGATCTGGGTGTGCCGTCCAGTTCGGTCGCGGCGTTTCTTGGGCGGCATCGCGCTTTGCTCAATACGGATGCGCCGGCGGCGTTGCAGGACAAGTCGCTCGCGGAACTCAAAGGCGCCGTCATCATCGTTGACGAGGCCTCGACGCTCAGCAGCCGTCAGGCCGCCGATCTGATGCGGCTTGCCCATCGCGCTGATGTTGCCCGCCTCGCGCTGGTGGGGGATACGCGGCAATATGGTGCGGTCGAGGCGGGCAAGCCCTTTGCCGATTTGCAGGCTCAGGGCCTCGCCACCGCCGAGCTGACCGACAATGTTCGCGCGCAATCGGGCATCATGAAGACCATCGCGCCGCTGCTCGATCAGGGGCAGTTGCACAAGGCGATGGGGCTGCTCAATCCCTATATGCATGAGGTGCCATCGGGCGATCTGGCCTCCTACGCGGTCGCCATCTGGGCCAGCCTGCCGCGTGAGGAGCGCGAGCAGACCTTGCTCCTCACCGCAGGGCGGGCCTTGCGCGCCGAGGCGAATACGCAGGCGCAAGCGGTGCTGAAAGCGCGTGGCGAGATCGGCAAGCAGGGCGTGGCCATCCCGATCCTGGATCGTGTGAACCTGACTCGCGAACAGGTGCGGCATTTGGAGCCTTATGAACGCGGGCGGATCGTCGAGTTCCGCAACGCCATGCCGCGCCAAGGATTTACCAAAGGCACGATGGGGCGGGTCGTGGGCCACAAGGGAGACAAGGTGCTGCTGGACACGGCGCAGGGGCGCGTTGCTTTCACGCCCAACAGGTTGGCGCATAATCTGAAGGAGGATGCCGTCAGCGTGTATGACGAGCGGACCATCGCGTTGCATCAAGGCGACCGCGTGCGGTTCAGCGCCAACAACCACAAGCTGGGAGTGCTGAACGCTCAAGCCGGACAGGTCGAGGCGCTGGATCAACACTCGATCACCATCGCGCTGGCGGGGGATCGCAAGCTGACACTGGCGCTGGATGATCCGGCGTTGCGCAAACTCGATCTGGCCTATGCGCTCAATGCCTATGCCGCGCAGGGTGTGACGACGCGGCACGGGATCGTCGTCATCGACAGCACCGAGACGCGGCTCGCCTCATCCCGCACCATGGCCGTTGCACTGACCCGCATTGCCGATCAGCCAAGGCTGGTGATCGACAGCGCGCCGAGGCTGGAACGTGCCGCCTTACGCAATTCCGCCGAGAAGCTCTCAGCGCTGGAGGTGTTGGGCAAGGCGGGCAGGGAGGATCTGCCCGAGGGCGTGCACGAGCCTGTTGCGGGGCGGGAGGTACGAACTGCTGAGCAGGTTCAGCGCGAGGAGGAGCGGCTTTGGCACAATGCCGTGCGCGTTCCCGGCGGCATGGGGCCGGACTTCAAGGTCGAAGGCTATCCCTTCCAGCGCGCCCATCAGCCGGAGAAGAGTCTGGAATTGAGTATGTGA
- a CDS encoding type II toxin-antitoxin system HipA family toxin, whose amino-acid sequence MVDVPIHYEGRRVATISADGQATRLAYDDSWLASEDRFPVSLAMPIRPEPYDESLVLPWLMNLLPEGEPLRAMTRALGAAPEDALGLIAQTGSDLAGALSMAPQPTRGEPAYRAIPDADALERILNELPARPFLVGEDGVSMSLAGAQEKLPVAVIDGQIAVPTNGAPSTHILKPDNPRLSGSVQNEALCMVLARRIGLNVAPVTTGVAGGRSYLLVERYDRAGIGGAVRRMHQEDFCQALGRAPAAKYEFNGTGTRGPSIADMFALVRQHMTARDITRLLDAVIFNIAIGNVDSHAKNYSILLGAGAPELAPLYDLMTGLAWVNITQNHAQAIGGQRRGRHIYGRHWRRMAEAAGLAARGTIQRVEHVTARLLRELPAAVEEVAAMPAGAAMLDIFAKEIGERASEVRAHAGQEGVPDVTDTASDDQTNDATAYRG is encoded by the coding sequence ATGGTGGACGTTCCCATCCACTACGAGGGCCGCCGGGTCGCCACGATCAGTGCGGATGGGCAGGCGACCCGTCTTGCCTATGACGATAGCTGGCTGGCGTCCGAGGATCGGTTTCCCGTCTCGCTGGCCATGCCGATCCGGCCAGAGCCCTATGACGAGTCGCTGGTCCTCCCCTGGCTGATGAACCTCCTGCCCGAGGGCGAGCCGCTGCGTGCGATGACGCGCGCGCTCGGTGCCGCGCCGGAAGACGCGCTCGGCCTCATCGCGCAGACCGGCAGCGATCTGGCCGGGGCGCTGAGCATGGCCCCGCAGCCGACGCGCGGCGAGCCGGCCTATCGCGCGATCCCCGATGCCGATGCGCTGGAGCGGATCCTCAACGAGTTGCCAGCGCGGCCCTTTCTGGTGGGCGAGGACGGCGTTTCGATGAGCCTTGCCGGGGCTCAGGAGAAGCTGCCCGTTGCCGTTATCGACGGGCAGATCGCCGTGCCGACCAATGGTGCGCCGTCGACCCACATCCTCAAGCCCGACAATCCGCGCCTGTCCGGTAGCGTGCAGAACGAGGCCTTGTGCATGGTGCTGGCCCGCCGCATTGGCCTGAACGTCGCGCCTGTGACAACCGGAGTTGCGGGCGGGCGCAGCTATCTGCTGGTCGAGCGTTATGACCGGGCGGGGATCGGCGGGGCCGTTCGCCGCATGCATCAGGAGGATTTCTGTCAGGCGCTGGGCCGGGCGCCTGCCGCCAAGTATGAGTTCAACGGCACCGGAACGCGTGGCCCCTCGATTGCCGATATGTTTGCCCTTGTGCGCCAGCATATGACGGCGCGTGACATCACCCGGCTGCTGGATGCGGTGATTTTCAACATCGCCATCGGCAATGTGGATTCGCATGCCAAGAACTACTCGATCCTGCTCGGCGCTGGTGCTCCGGAACTGGCGCCGCTCTATGATCTCATGACGGGCCTCGCCTGGGTCAACATCACGCAGAACCATGCCCAGGCCATCGGAGGGCAGCGGCGTGGGCGTCATATTTATGGTCGCCATTGGCGCCGTATGGCTGAGGCGGCTGGCCTTGCCGCACGGGGGACGATCCAGCGGGTTGAACATGTTACCGCGCGATTGCTGCGCGAATTGCCTGCTGCGGTGGAAGAGGTCGCGGCCATGCCTGCCGGTGCGGCGATGCTGGATATTTTCGCCAAGGAGATCGGAGAGCGGGCTAGCGAAGTTCGGGCGCACGCTGGGCAAGAAGGCGTGCCGGATGTGACGGATACAGCCAGCGACGATCAGACCAACGACGCAACGGCCTATCGGGGCTGA
- a CDS encoding helix-turn-helix domain-containing protein: MMIDNATQFGAAIASARKALGLTQRELALAINSGERFIVDLEAGKPTAQLGKALAAAKAVGLRLTANGPQS, encoded by the coding sequence ATGATGATCGACAACGCAACCCAATTTGGCGCAGCCATCGCCTCAGCCCGCAAGGCCCTTGGCCTCACGCAGCGGGAGCTGGCGCTCGCGATCAACAGCGGTGAACGCTTCATCGTCGACCTGGAGGCGGGCAAGCCCACCGCACAACTCGGCAAGGCGCTGGCGGCGGCCAAGGCGGTTGGCTTGCGGCTGACCGCCAACGGTCCGCAGAGCTGA
- a CDS encoding CopG family ribbon-helix-helix protein, protein MAQLNVSFDDALLAEVDRLAAERGINRPELLRALVREAIGAAGKVGVAVIAAPVAPEPLLVTTPQFLDSLERMALDLDRVLRDMDRRELRLGKALAARAALDAGAEAQLAGVIAERVDVSLGGFEHRVTKQLARLPSEVAMQDILARLEQSVQTLAKLPPPPPLVDPNSLAAQFVAILAGALLALMLFWGLLHRYPWQIVVPVKPTPAEIIDLRPEPTPTPTKHRSKHP, encoded by the coding sequence ATGGCGCAACTCAACGTCAGTTTTGACGATGCGCTGCTGGCCGAGGTCGACAGGTTGGCGGCGGAGCGCGGCATCAACCGTCCCGAGCTGCTCCGCGCGCTGGTGCGCGAGGCGATCGGCGCGGCGGGGAAGGTTGGCGTTGCGGTGATCGCGGCGCCCGTCGCGCCGGAACCGCTGCTGGTCACCACACCGCAATTCCTGGACAGCTTGGAACGCATGGCCCTGGACCTCGACCGCGTGCTGCGCGACATGGACCGACGCGAGCTGCGGCTCGGCAAGGCGCTGGCCGCGCGCGCCGCACTGGATGCCGGGGCCGAGGCGCAGCTTGCTGGCGTGATTGCTGAGCGGGTGGACGTTAGTCTGGGGGGCTTCGAACATCGCGTGACCAAGCAACTCGCCCGCCTGCCCAGCGAGGTGGCGATGCAGGACATCCTCGCCCGCCTGGAACAGAGTGTTCAAACCCTCGCCAAACTCCCGCCTCCGCCGCCGCTGGTCGATCCCAACAGCCTCGCGGCGCAGTTCGTGGCGATCTTGGCCGGCGCATTGCTGGCGCTGATGCTCTTCTGGGGGCTGTTGCACCGCTACCCTTGGCAAATTGTCGTGCCGGTCAAGCCCACCCCGGCCGAGATCATCGACCTTCGCCCGGAACCCACCCCCACGCCCACCAAACACCGGAGCAAACACCCATGA